The Bdellovibrio sp. ArHS genome has a window encoding:
- a CDS encoding sialidase family protein yields the protein MNHIILGTSRKLIVICFILLLTACSIDASLQTDLTSKIISDSDAVPVVLTLDVGSSMTIEPAGGTPPFTYKPSTSGYLDTATGQYSIPANAQVVDEILEVIDSTGKTFAVTIHRKGFREFRRIDMPQSAQDQNYITDAVWLDSGKVLTTAVGSDYEGERWATYRSSDDGGTWNRVDQFMGYHYHGESHPLAMTAKGSIVFVCGYAYAYDTTPSDPGSGWFVRRSTDEGNTWTTSDHWWEVAGSNHVCYDIAVSPTTGFIYAVGYAESTTDQFWVIRESKDDGVTWNTIYQAAPLAGGSSDIAYQVKVSPSGDLFVIGASGPSATMYFLKGTFSSGSWTWTPATSVPAVQTYGDYELRGNLQVIDDNTAYFSCRVGALGKIYRTTDGGANWAEVYSGQSFLQGMTVTASGQLIATGGNRATNPYDWKIVSSTNGTVWTPLDLDALLSPPKGPYGLTIVSHPTLNKILAIGSNKTDYQAAVAYSGDDGATWSLGSEIRFAWAFYSTVTEIIRTSPTTLYAIFDTDDMDGNSPWVVTKSLDNGLTWQDSDRFVPASNDAYVSDIIQGHDGALYAIGTKNGGAAIRRSTDGTVWNDVHSYAFPGWDYFLATNKTTATYFAGQDGANIVVGKTTDGTTWSHVKTFALPGGVHSIKPKSLEVDTAGNVYLIIMEQINFDATIVVYRSSDGGTTWSEALRGSSLPNYWEVSFALKISPTGDVYAYNGSNMFKSTDNGATWSPFSTPANVLDIGWSGTIPYFLVKDPTDGDVVVTEGFTPGTWTIIEKIDDRYTVGESIGEYGTELTEKRFYSLSSTELLLNYTYNDAYLGARTILRVLDSSQ from the coding sequence ATGAATCACATCATACTCGGTACGTCTCGGAAATTGATTGTCATTTGTTTCATACTTCTTTTGACAGCATGTTCGATAGATGCTTCTCTTCAAACAGATTTAACTTCCAAAATTATCTCGGACAGCGACGCCGTCCCCGTAGTTCTTACTTTGGATGTTGGTTCCTCTATGACCATTGAGCCTGCCGGAGGAACACCGCCTTTCACTTATAAACCTTCGACATCAGGTTATCTTGACACCGCAACAGGACAGTACTCGATTCCTGCCAATGCGCAAGTCGTGGATGAAATTCTTGAGGTCATTGATAGCACCGGAAAAACTTTCGCCGTAACCATTCATCGTAAAGGCTTCCGCGAATTCAGACGAATCGATATGCCTCAATCGGCGCAAGATCAGAACTACATTACAGATGCTGTATGGCTGGATTCAGGTAAGGTCTTAACGACGGCGGTGGGAAGTGACTACGAAGGCGAACGCTGGGCCACTTATCGCAGCAGCGACGACGGCGGCACTTGGAATCGCGTCGATCAATTTATGGGTTACCACTATCACGGTGAATCCCACCCTTTAGCGATGACGGCAAAAGGCAGTATTGTTTTTGTCTGCGGTTACGCCTACGCGTATGACACGACACCATCAGATCCCGGCTCGGGCTGGTTTGTTAGACGGTCTACCGATGAAGGCAACACCTGGACCACTTCCGATCACTGGTGGGAAGTCGCTGGATCTAATCATGTCTGCTATGACATCGCAGTGTCCCCCACGACAGGATTTATCTATGCGGTCGGTTACGCTGAATCCACGACAGACCAGTTCTGGGTAATTCGCGAAAGTAAAGACGATGGTGTGACTTGGAACACAATCTATCAGGCGGCCCCCCTCGCAGGAGGCAGTAGCGACATCGCTTATCAAGTCAAAGTGTCTCCTTCAGGCGATCTTTTTGTGATCGGCGCCTCCGGTCCTTCCGCGACGATGTATTTCCTTAAAGGCACATTCAGTTCGGGAAGCTGGACTTGGACGCCCGCAACCTCCGTTCCCGCTGTGCAAACCTACGGCGATTACGAGTTGCGTGGCAACTTGCAGGTCATTGACGACAACACGGCCTATTTCTCATGCCGCGTGGGCGCGTTGGGAAAGATTTATCGCACGACAGACGGCGGCGCTAACTGGGCTGAGGTGTATTCAGGCCAAAGTTTTTTACAAGGCATGACGGTGACCGCTTCAGGCCAGTTGATCGCCACTGGCGGTAACAGAGCTACGAATCCCTATGACTGGAAAATCGTCTCTTCTACAAATGGTACGGTGTGGACTCCTTTAGATCTTGATGCTTTGCTGTCTCCACCTAAAGGGCCCTATGGATTGACGATCGTATCGCATCCGACCCTGAACAAGATTTTAGCTATTGGCTCGAACAAAACAGATTATCAAGCAGCGGTGGCCTATTCCGGCGACGATGGGGCCACCTGGAGTCTGGGAAGTGAAATCCGCTTTGCATGGGCTTTCTATAGTACCGTCACGGAAATCATTCGCACTTCGCCAACAACTTTGTACGCTATCTTTGACACCGACGATATGGATGGAAATTCTCCGTGGGTCGTCACAAAAAGTTTGGATAATGGTCTTACCTGGCAGGATTCAGATCGCTTCGTCCCCGCCTCGAACGACGCCTACGTGAGTGATATTATTCAAGGACATGATGGCGCTCTTTACGCTATAGGCACTAAAAACGGCGGTGCCGCCATACGCAGATCGACGGATGGCACGGTTTGGAATGATGTGCACTCGTACGCCTTCCCGGGATGGGATTACTTCTTGGCTACAAACAAAACCACGGCGACTTATTTCGCGGGACAAGATGGCGCAAATATAGTCGTCGGCAAAACGACAGATGGAACAACCTGGTCTCATGTAAAAACTTTTGCTTTGCCCGGCGGGGTTCATTCGATCAAACCCAAATCTTTAGAGGTGGACACCGCCGGCAATGTCTATCTGATCATCATGGAACAAATCAATTTCGATGCAACGATCGTAGTGTATCGCTCATCAGATGGCGGCACTACGTGGAGCGAAGCCCTGCGCGGTTCTTCACTCCCCAACTATTGGGAAGTCTCGTTTGCTTTGAAGATAAGCCCGACAGGCGACGTCTATGCCTACAATGGCTCTAACATGTTCAAGTCGACCGACAATGGCGCCACATGGAGTCCCTTTAGTACCCCTGCAAACGTACTCGATATCGGTTGGAGCGGCACGATCCCCTACTTCCTTGTCAAGGATCCCACTGACGGAGACGTGGTTGTGACCGAAGGATTTACACCCGGCACGTGGACTATCATCGAAAAAATCGACGACCGATATACCGTCGGCGAAAGCATCGGTGAATACGGCACCGAACTCACCGAAAAACGTTTTTACAGTCTCAGCTCCACAGAACTCTTACTGAATTACACTTACAACGATGCGTACCTGGGAGCCCGAACCATCCTCAGAGTCCTCGACAGTTCTCAATAG